The region TCCCCATTCCCCCGGGGTTCGCGAGCCCGGAAGCCTACCTGGAAGCGGAGTCGCGGCGGGGTTTCCAGGGGCGCTACCCAGAGGGAGGCGACGCACTCGAGGCGCGCCTGCGCTACGAGCTCGACGTCATCGCCCGCATGGGCTTCGCCGGTTACTTCCTCATCGTGGCCGATTTCATCCGCGCCGCCCGCGAGCGCGGTATCGCCGTCGGCCCGGGACGCGGCTCCGCCGCCGGCAGCCTGGTGTGCTACTGCCTCGGCATCACCGACGTGGATCCGATCCAGCACGGCCTGCTTTTCGAGCGCTTCCTCAATCCCGAGCGCATCTCCATGCCGGACATCGACATCGATTTCGACGAGCGCCGCGGCGAGGTGATCGAGTACGTCAAGCAGAAGTACGGCCGCGACAACGTCTGCCAGATCATCACCTTCGGTACCATGGCGGCGCGGGCCGTGGTACGCGATGTGGGCCGCGTGCTGCGCCTCTCCTACGCCGAGACCGACCGCCTGGCCAAGATGATCCCCACCCTGCCGGGGATGACCCTCGGCAAGGCGCTGGACACGGTCACCGAGTTTGGGGAGATGCGGAACCCCGTGCACCCGCAGCACGAGCTGCTGCAGATCGCCGAGATCCTCGAAGGTCTGGTGCGCCACGCCTCCATCCATGCCGCCGGCATCGTCATCACGCCGACGGAGCTGGTGCACCACGTGCCGCTCTACCGCTCGCAGAAGGACGAGGTCACCACCCAATACGGCATGACCGCCCTGGAAGACGTGGGGCTGCTGAAGATCGACTTCCTGGGGCTCCGCACTCTCACGGTGCTGGAGATGGCGGTGCAGCGGGTGCGCGAGACCCACGGCATCGACATCGACTGGCGGCGCATTCCCCTGGACGATCCGGGCACCTATGCGCTGCTGCGCCAGGCGGACACCGTCGGCGTCTTCCAGCTGGAATCGGCGGGCATGCGGGACCTGCTGCGCAAGATCGCTCCGGACCGCTTCGAGGACATCGCCGCCATCAACGCGCTCTTCCGCCCGGGGCCGCTGAAGAGCGGCATGGTGCAGGACTTCATCGAGCGCAAGCACGGCCGGCGGCCGCTCGAGTCGTTGCATCCCAAGCTGGTGGAGATCCTGCGGGAGACGTACGGGGTCATCCTCTACCAGGAGCAAGTGATGCGCATCGCCAGCGAGCTCGCTGGCTTCAGCCTGGGCGAGGCGGACCTGCTGCGCAAGGCGATGGGGAAGAAGAAGCGCGACGTCATGGAGGCGCAGCGCTCCCGCTTCGTGCAAGGAGCGGTGCGCGGCGAAGTCGACCGCGTGTTGGCCGAGAGCATCTGGGAGCAGATCGAGCATTTCGCCGGCTACGGCTTCAACAAGTCGCACTCCGTGGCCTACGCCGTGATCTCGGTGCAGACGGCGTACATGAAAGCGCACTACCCGGCGGAATACCTGGCGGCGTCGCTGAGCTCGGAGATGAGCGACACCGCCCGCATCGTCGTGCTCATCGAGGACTGCCGGCGGCGCGGCGTCCCCCTGCTGCCGCCGGACGTGAACACTTGCTACGTCGATTTCCGCGTCCGCGACGGCGCCATCCTGCCGGGCCTCGGGGCAGTGAAGAACGTCGGTTCCGGCGCCATCGAGGCCATCGTGCAGGCCCGCGACGAGGGCGGACCTTTCCGCTCCCTCTTCGACTTCTGCGCCCGCGTCGAGGCGCGCTCCTGGAACCGGCGCATGCTGGAGAGCTTGGTGGCCGCCGGCGCCATGGATTCACTGCCGGGCAATCGGGCCCAGAAGCTGGCGGGCCTCGACTTGGCGGTGGAGCGCGGGCAACGCCTGCAAGGGGATCGCGCCCGCGGCCAGGCCTCGCTCTTCGGCGAGGATGCGGGCAGCAACGCCGCCGACATGGAGCCGCCGCTGCCGCCGTCTCCCGACTGGGACGAGGGCACCCGCCTCGCCCAGGAGAAGCAGGTGCTGGGTTTCTATCTGAGCGGCCACCCGCTGCAGGGACAGAAGCACCTGCTCCGCTCGCTGGCGCCGTGCACGACGCTGGAGCTCCAGGAGGCGGAGGAGAATGCCTTCACCGCCCTCGCGGGCACCGTGGTGTCGAGCCGCGTCATCGCCGACAAGAAGGGCAAGCCCATGGCCTTCGTGAAGCTGGAAGACTTCGTCGGCACCGCGGAGCTCCTGGTCTTCTCCAGCGTCTACGAGCGCTACGGGACGCGACTTGCCAACGACGCCGTGGTCGTCGTCTGCGGGCGGGTGAACGTCCGCGAGGAGCAGGAGACCAAGCTTCTCTGCGAGCACGTCTTCGGTCTGGAAGAGGCGATCCAGCGTCTGGGTCGGGGTGTCGATCTCGCCGTCGACCTGACGCGGCTCGATCGGCAGGCGTTGGATCGCCTGCGCGAGCTGCTCGGAGCCCATCCCGGCGAGTGCGAGGTGCGCCTGCGGCTGCACGGCGGCGAGCAAGACCTGGCGCTGCGGGCGCGCAACGTGAAGGTGGCGCCCTCGCGGCCCCTCCTCGACGCCCTCGGCCAGCTGCTCGGAGCGGAGAACGTGCGCCTGCGCTGCGACCTCAGCGCGGTACAGGGTCTGGTAAACGGTGGCGTCCCGGGCCGTGGACCTGCGCGCGGGCCAAGACCCAACGCGGGTGCAGCCGCCGTTGACAGTCGCCCCCCCTGGTGATAGCGCTTGCACGGTAAGCGGCTGCGGTGCCGGTGCAGGGGAGGGGTGGATGGGCGGCAAGCGTTTCCCGGCGCTCGCCTGGGCGTTTCTCGCCAGCCTTGGCAGCCTCGCGCCTGCACTGCAAGCCGACACCCGCGCCATCGACACCCCGACGGCGGAAGCCTTGGGCCACGCGTACGCCCGCTGGGAGATCGGCGCCGGCCCGTCGGGAAGCGTCCTCTCCTACTTCACCGTCGGCATCTTCGAGCGCCTGCACTTCGGTCTTTCCTACGGGATGCAGGAAGTGCTGGGCGAAGGTCCCATCGACGCCAATCCGATTCCCGGCATCCAGGCGCAGCTCCTCCTCCTCGACACGCAAGGCGTGCCCTCCCTGGCGTTCGGCTTCGATTCCCAGGGGCATGGCTCGTGGTTGGAGGAAGCGGACCGCTACGAGTACAAGTCCCTCGGCCTGTACGGCGTCGGCAGCCTGCACTTGGCGGCGCAGGAGTGGCCCCTCCTCACCGCCCTTTCCGGCGGCCTCAACTACTCGTTCGAGGGCTCCCGCTCCATCGATTTCTTCGCCAACGTGGTGGAGAGCATCGGCAGCCACTTCGGCCTCCTCGGGGAATACGACTTCGGCCTCGACGACCCGGACGACGCCAACCGTGGCTTCCTGCACGCCGGGGTGCAATGGAGCTTCAACGGGGGCAGCCACGTGCGCTTCCTCCTCCGGGATCTCCTGGGCAACGCCGACGAGGACGGCAAGGTGGGCCGGGAGCTCAACTTCTTCTACCTTTTCCATCTCTGAGCCGGGCATTACACTGACCGGCGGTGCACTGCCGGGTGGTCCGGCGGGCCCCGCTGGACGAGGTATGCAACGCGATATCCTGGAATTCGAACGTCCCGTCGTCGAGCTGGAGACGAAGATCCACGAGCTGCGCGAGCTGGCCAGCACCAAGGGCATGGACGTGACGCGCGAGCTCGAGTCCCTGGAGAAGCAGGCCGATCGGCTGCTGAGCGAGGTCTACTCCAACCTCAGCGCCTGGCAGCGCGTGCAGCTCGCCCGGCACCCGCGCCGGCCCTACACCCTGGATTACATCCGCCTCGTGTGCGCCGAGTTCACCGAGCTGCACGGGGACCGACAATTCGGTGACGACCGCGCCATCGTCGGCGGCATGGCGCTCCTCTGCGGCCGGCAGGTCATGGTGCTCGGCCATCAGAAGGGCCGGGACACCAAAGAGAACTTGCTGCGCAACTTCGGCATGCCCCATCCGGAGGGCTATCGCAAGGCGCTGCGCTTCATGCAGCTGGCCGGGAAGTTCTCGCGCCCCATCGTCACCTTCGTGGACACGCCGGGGGCCTATCCCGGTGTGGACGCGGAGAAGCGCGGTCAGTTCGAAGCGATCGCGCGCAACCTGCGCGAAATGGTGCGCATCCCCGTCCCCATCGTCGTGGTGATCATCGGCGAAGGCGGCAGCGGCGGGGCCTTGGCCCTGGCGGTGGGAGATCGCATCCTCATGCTGGAGAACTCGATCTACTCGGTGATCTCCCCCGAAGGCTGCGCCGCCATCCTCTGGGGCGACCGGGCGCAGGCGCCGCGGGCGGCGGAAGCGTTGCGGCTCACGGCGCGGGACCTGGAAAAGCAGCAGCTCGTGGACCGCGTCGTCGAAGAGCCCAAGGGGGGCGCGCATCGCGACCCGGAAGCGATGGGGGTGATCCTCGAGCGGACGATCGGGGAAGAGCTGGAACGTCTGGAGGGCGTGCCGACAGAAACCCTCCTGGAGACTCGCTTCGAGAAATACATGCACATGGGGGTCTTCTCGGACGCGGAGACACCCCTGTAGCCCTCGCCGGGTGGCACGGGCGTTGCGCCGCCCGACGCCGGGACGAGTTGCTTCCGCGGCGCGGAGGTGCCATGATCGTGCGCGAGTTCCGCGAGGTCCTTGCCTGCCCGCAATGCAAGGGCCCCTTGGCCGAGGACGGGGAGGGGAAGTCGGTACGCTGCCCGCGCTGCCGGCTCCTGTACCCGATCCGGGACGGCTTCCCGATTCTCCTCGTGGACGAAGCCGCACCAGAGAGCCCGCCGCTCGTCGGCCGTAGGTCTCTCCCGCCGAACCCTTGAGGCCCTGCTCCTCCAAGGAGGAGTCTTCGATGCCGCACCCGGGGCAACGCCCCGTCGTCCCCCGTCGCCGCGCCGTCGCTCTCGCCGGCGCCTGCTTCTGCCTCGTCGCCTTCGCCTTCTTCGTCCAGGCTCGTGACCGTGCGCCCGCCGTGGAAGAGTGGCTCGAAGTCGTGAGCGACGACGATCAAGGCGTCGAGCTCGTGCTGCGCGCCCCGACGCCGGAGCGCCGCGAGCGCGAGCTCTACCTGCCGCACTTCGCCTGGGCGGGCACCCCGGGCTTGCCGATCCATTTCCAGCGCACCGTTCTCGTCGCCGTCCCCGGGCCGCGCGGGGCCAGCCTCGAGGTCCTCGGGGAAGAACGGGAGCGCTTCCCCGATGCGGTGGCGCCGCGCGTGTCTGCTGCTCCCGGCGAGAGCCCTTCGCAAGCAGAACCGCTCACCTGGAGCGGCAGCGAACCGGCGAGCGCCGTGCGCCTGATTCCGGGCGGCAAGCTCCGCGGCCGGGACCTGGTGACGATCGCCTTCACGCCGCTCCTCTTCGAATCCTCGGGCGGCGCCACCTTGGTGCGCAGCGCCCGTGTCCGCCTTCGCTTCGCCGAGCGGCCGCGCCTGCAGCAGGGTCCGCTCGCGGCGGAGCCCCTGCACCGCGCCTTCGTCAATGCCGCCACTGCCGGACGCTGGGAAACGCGCTTCGAGGTGCAGAAGAGCCGCGTCGGGACGGCGGCGCTCCCCGACCGCCGCTTGCGCCTGCGGGTGCCGCGCACCGGCCTCTACGTTCTGAATTACGACCGCTTGCGCCTGGCTCTCGGGGATACGGAACTGTCGAACCTCGATCCGAGGACGCTGCAGCTCTTCGTCGATACCTGGGCACCGATCCCGCTGCGCGCCGACTCGACGCCGGCGAGCTGGCAAGGCGATTACGCCCTGCAAGAGGTGCCGCTCTGGGTGCAAGGCGAGGGGGACGCCAGCTTCGACACGCAGGATACGGTCTCCTTCTATGCCCTCGGTCCGGAGGAGTACATGGATCTCACCGGGCTACGGGCCGACTCGCTGCTCCACGCCCAGAACCCTTACGACCGCTCGCAGTTCGCCTGGCTCGTCTGGGGCGCCGTGCCGCAGGGCTTGCGCGCCGCCACCGTCTCCTCTCCCGAACCGGGGACGCCGCCGGATCTGGTGCGCAGCGGCTGGACCCGGCAGCACTTCGAGGAGGATCTGCAGTTCGGGACCTGTGACGATCTCTGGTTCTGGGACGAAATCCGGGCCAACAACCCGATCTTCTATCCCTTCGAGCTCGATCTCGGCGGCGCCGCGACGCCGGACGCGCAGCTGCGTGTGGGCGTCAGCGCCAAGGAATTCGATTCCGGCCGGCACGCCGTGGACGTGCGTCTGAACAGCATCGATGTCGGCGACATCCGCTGGTCCCAGCTGTTCAGCCGACCGCCGAACAGCTACACCACCTTTGCAGTGCGGTTGGCGCCATCCAACAACTTGCGCCTCTCGCTGCTCGACTGGCTGCCTGGGATTGCCTCGGACAACACTCCCTTCGTCAAGTTCGACGTGATCTGGGACCGGCCGCTCGTGCTCCCGAGCCGCGGTCCCGAAGCAGGCAAGCTGCGCTGGAGCCGGCGGCCACTCTTCGCGCAGGAAAGCTACGAGCTCGCCGGCTTCGCCCA is a window of Candidatus Krumholzibacteriia bacterium DNA encoding:
- the dnaE gene encoding DNA polymerase III subunit alpha — protein: MPGFVHLHTHSDFSLLDGAQRLPALVRRARELEMPALALTDHGNLFGAIEFYKTARAAGIRPILGCEAYVAYGSRREKPRQWADYYHLVLLARNDKGYRNLLKLTSEGFLTGFHFRPRIDRELLAAHGDGLLALSGCLKGEVPQLLLADRFDAAVRCVQEHQEIFGREHYYLELQQHGIPAEAKVGARLPELAAATGAPILITNDSHYLQRGHAEAHDVLLCIQTGKDREDPQRFRFQSQELYFKSANEMLQLVPEHPEYLENTLAAADACHLELELGRFLLPHFPIPPGFASPEAYLEAESRRGFQGRYPEGGDALEARLRYELDVIARMGFAGYFLIVADFIRAARERGIAVGPGRGSAAGSLVCYCLGITDVDPIQHGLLFERFLNPERISMPDIDIDFDERRGEVIEYVKQKYGRDNVCQIITFGTMAARAVVRDVGRVLRLSYAETDRLAKMIPTLPGMTLGKALDTVTEFGEMRNPVHPQHELLQIAEILEGLVRHASIHAAGIVITPTELVHHVPLYRSQKDEVTTQYGMTALEDVGLLKIDFLGLRTLTVLEMAVQRVRETHGIDIDWRRIPLDDPGTYALLRQADTVGVFQLESAGMRDLLRKIAPDRFEDIAAINALFRPGPLKSGMVQDFIERKHGRRPLESLHPKLVEILRETYGVILYQEQVMRIASELAGFSLGEADLLRKAMGKKKRDVMEAQRSRFVQGAVRGEVDRVLAESIWEQIEHFAGYGFNKSHSVAYAVISVQTAYMKAHYPAEYLAASLSSEMSDTARIVVLIEDCRRRGVPLLPPDVNTCYVDFRVRDGAILPGLGAVKNVGSGAIEAIVQARDEGGPFRSLFDFCARVEARSWNRRMLESLVAAGAMDSLPGNRAQKLAGLDLAVERGQRLQGDRARGQASLFGEDAGSNAADMEPPLPPSPDWDEGTRLAQEKQVLGFYLSGHPLQGQKHLLRSLAPCTTLELQEAEENAFTALAGTVVSSRVIADKKGKPMAFVKLEDFVGTAELLVFSSVYERYGTRLANDAVVVVCGRVNVREEQETKLLCEHVFGLEEAIQRLGRGVDLAVDLTRLDRQALDRLRELLGAHPGECEVRLRLHGGEQDLALRARNVKVAPSRPLLDALGQLLGAENVRLRCDLSAVQGLVNGGVPGRGPARGPRPNAGAAAVDSRPPW
- a CDS encoding acetyl-CoA carboxylase carboxyltransferase subunit alpha; this encodes MQRDILEFERPVVELETKIHELRELASTKGMDVTRELESLEKQADRLLSEVYSNLSAWQRVQLARHPRRPYTLDYIRLVCAEFTELHGDRQFGDDRAIVGGMALLCGRQVMVLGHQKGRDTKENLLRNFGMPHPEGYRKALRFMQLAGKFSRPIVTFVDTPGAYPGVDAEKRGQFEAIARNLREMVRIPVPIVVVIIGEGGSGGALALAVGDRILMLENSIYSVISPEGCAAILWGDRAQAPRAAEALRLTARDLEKQQLVDRVVEEPKGGAHRDPEAMGVILERTIGEELERLEGVPTETLLETRFEKYMHMGVFSDAETPL
- a CDS encoding Trm112 family protein; the encoded protein is MIVREFREVLACPQCKGPLAEDGEGKSVRCPRCRLLYPIRDGFPILLVDEAAPESPPLVGRRSLPPNP